In Toxoplasma gondii ME49 chromosome X, whole genome shotgun sequence, a single genomic region encodes these proteins:
- a CDS encoding hypothetical protein (encoded by transcript TGME49_234507~Signal peptide predicted by SignalP 2.0 HMM (probability 0.998) with cleavage site probability 0.848 at residue 20) — protein sequence MGKRILFATVLSSLASSVHCQVASANIDGVVRGSFIGPEPETVSTATPGIVIEGPKFKLPEVDLDLLRTGVQLQATTILFDRRGAGPVKLSADKNVLFISGSRASLMSVDDATDTVSFGSHTTVNNAVTLNGPITSNGHSDWWLWSLNTFDSFPLEGFWTPQEFSTCGTNADHFLGGPCKFAANRATGTYLNVPRHSEVKIKARVHFFDEWTGQNLYMKLGNTIVWTASHNWCPKGFAQDCASRGVDACGHSYPDTLSKSLEVAVPHSAPFLAITFGSTFDDGANPCTASWGVDDVAMYLR from the exons ATGGGGAAGCGAATTCTCTTTGCAACCGTACTTTCATCCTTGGCTAGCTCCGTGCACTGCCAAGTTGCCTCGGCAAATATCGACGGTGTTGTGCGTGGGTCCTTCATAGGACCAGAGCCGGAAACTGTTTCGACAGCAACTCCAGGCATCGTCATCGAGGGGCCAAAATTCAAACTACCCGAGGTCGATTTGGACTTGCTTAGAACCGGCGTCCAACTTCAGGCAACAACAATACTATTTGACAGGAGAGGCGCAG GGCCGGTAAAACTGTCCGCTGACAAAAACGTTCTCTTCATATCTGGTTCGCGTGCGAGTCTCATGAGTGTGGACGATGCCACCGACACTGTCAGCTTCGGAAGTCACACCACTGTCAACAACGCCGTCACACTGAACGGACCCATAACCTCAAACGGTCACTCTGACTG GTGGCTATGGAGCCTCAACACTTTTGACAGCTTTCCTCTCGAAGGATTTTGGACACCTCAG GAGTTCAGCACCTGTGGCACAAATGCAGACCACTTTCTTGGGGGGCCCTG CAAGTTCGCGGCGAACAGAGCAACTGGCACGTACCTGAATGTTCCTCGTCACTCTGAAGTGAAAATAAAAGCCCGCGTTCACTTCTTTGACGAGTGGACAG GTCAAAATCTATACATGAAGCTCGGGAACACGATCGTCTGGACAG CGTCGCACAACTGGTGCCCGAAG GGTTTTGCACAA GACTGCGCAAGCCGAGGTGTTGATGCTTGTGGCCACTCTTACCCAGATACGCTTTCC AAATCACTCGAAGTTGCGGTGCCCCATTCGGCCCCGTTCCTGGCCATTACCTTCGGAAG CACGTTTGACGACGGTGCAAACCCATGTACTGCATCGTGGGGAGTTGACGACGTTGCCATGTATCTTCGGTAG
- a CDS encoding ankyrin repeat-containing protein (encoded by transcript TGME49_234510~Signal peptide predicted by SignalP 2.0 HMM (probability 0.958) with cleavage site probability 0.451 at residue 25), whose translation MARPVHLGTLLVSTATCLVTGYVLCKTDWPRLTRQLRRAFSRLLFQHCPVIEFTTDDVEGGPTGKLPKTFNEATSWVASHGKACPVEDQLQLYGFYKQATVGNCADPEPSIVELARHAKWNAWRQCTGMEPEEAEEAYVGFVRDIIASRASTGTGQQKIPPSGSPMGKPQSSLRSIEQQDDRQLSKVDRFFRHAANGDLAAIVEDLRSDAALVTARNDDDMTALHLAADRGHVDVIDFLLEKGADVNAQDNSGETPLHVAVVAENLDVISLLLKRNADISLQSHEGETVLDVANQTDNPELVQVVTASKAT comes from the exons ATGGCGAGGCCTGTACATCTTGGGACCCTTCTGGTCTCCACAGCCACCTGCCTAGTGACTGGCTATGTCTTGTGCAAGACCGACTGGCCTCGTTTGACACGGCAACTGAGGAGAGCGTTTTCCCGACTCCTATTTCAACACTGCCCTGTAATTGAATTCACAACCGACGATGTAGAAGGTGGACCGACAGGAAAACTGCCCAAAACGTTTAACGAGGCGACGTCTTGGGTTGCATCGCACGGAAAAGCGTGTCCAGTAGAGGATCAGCTGCAACTCTACG GCTTCTATAAACAGGCTACAGTCGGAAACTGCGCCGACCCCGAACCGTCTATCGTGGAACTTGCTCGACACGCCAAATG GAACGCATGGCGCCAGTGTACCGGAATGGAaccagaagaggcagaagaggcgtACGTGGGTTTCGTCAGAGACATCATTGCATCTAGAGCATCAACAGGCACGGGACAACAGAAGATACCGCCAAGTGGCTCGCCG ATGGGAAAGCCTCAAAGCTCTCTGAGAAGTATCGAGCAACAAGACGATAGGCAACT GTCAAAGGTCGACCGCTTTTTCAGGCATGCGGCAAATGGCGACTTGGCCGCCATCGTGGAAGACCTCAGAA GCGACGCAGCGCTGGTGACTGCAAGAAATGATGATGATATGACAGCGCTGCATTTGGCAGCGGACAG GGGTCATGTTGATGTTATTGACTTTCTCCTTGAAAAAG GGGCTGACGTAAACGCCCAGGACAACTCTGGGGAAACCCCTCTGCATGTGGCGGTCGTGGCCGAGAACTTGGATGTCATATCACTCCTACTGAAGAGGAATGCTGATATATCTTTGCAGAGTcacgaaggcgagacagtGCTCGACGTGGCAAACCAGACGGACAACCCTGAACTGGTGCAGGTTGTCACCGCCTCAAAAGCTACTTGA
- a CDS encoding U2 snRNP auxilliary factor, large subunit, splicing factor subfamily protein (encoded by transcript TGME49_234520), with amino-acid sequence MESSGASRARRSRSRSGSVGQSNGRSSSKEGKKDSKSRRSRSPDSGRHRRSRSGSTERQKTRRSKWDSKVSPSASASASPPAGAAPPTCSSLGFVMPTVKDTPTVYLTPLVLGAAQDQVAAATATAAAISSTLNSRLQPPPPSAPPPASGVGAAASAPVASALQSAVAAAQSLGSTRGHDTEFDRKQKRLYVGNLPPGSTQPDVVGFFNGALLAVNAQTGFVKEDEATAGEQLLPVERCEVFNESSRFCFIELRNEQYAILCVKLDGITYNGYSLRVGRPHDYVPPPGGDPAHQAYIPLLDDAKKVKREEKREKPSRPETGPNNKIYIQNLPPEMGEEQVRDLLEQFGTLRVLNLIRNVQTGQHKGYGFFEYEDPEVTDQAILALNGFVCGANMLSVQRANFSGSVVTRETNRTMAVTSLPNSMTQKLLSDPLVAVQVQAARKIGERPSKVVQLLNCVYQEDLIDPKEYEAICDDIKQEAEKHGALEEVLVPKPNEDLSYREGVGKVFLRYSDVTAARKAQLMLNGRRFDSNRVVCAAFFPEEKFAAGRYTLT; translated from the exons ATGGAGTCTTCTGGAGCGTCGCGAGCGCGGCGGTCCCGCAGCCGCTCTGGCAGCGTCGGCCAGAGCAATGGAAGAAGCTCGAGCAAAGAAGGGAAAAAGGACTCGAAATCCCGAAGATCTCGAAGTCCAGACTCGGGGCGACACAGACGCAGCAG GTCCGGCAGCACCGAGCGccagaagacgcggagaagcAAGTGGGACAGCAAGGTTTCGCCCTCGGCCTCCGCCTCGGCTTCGCCACCTGCGGGTGCGGCTCCGCCGACGTGCTCTTCGCTGGGCTTCGTCATGCCCACTGTGAAAGACACACCGACGGTGTACTTGACGCCGCTTGTCCTCGGCGCAGCTCAAGACCAGGTAGCCGCTGCGACGGCCACCGCAGCGGCCATCAGCAGCACGCTGAACAGTCGCCtgcagccgccgccgccttccGCGCCGCCGCCAGCCTCAGGTGTCGGGGCGGCTGCTTCCGCGCCCGTCGCTAGCGCCCTGCAGAGCGCCGTGGCTGCGGCGCAGAGTCTCGGATCCACGCGAGGGCACGACACAGAATTCGATCGCAAACAGAAACGCCTCTACGTCGGCAACCTGCCTCCTG GGTCAACTCAGCCGGACGTTGTCGGCTTCTTCAATGGAGCGCTGCTGGCGGTCAATGCGCAGACTGGCTTCGTcaaagaggacgaagcgaCTGCCGGAGAGCAGCTTCTCCCAGTTGAGCGTTGCGAAGTCTTCAACGAGTCTTCCCGGTTCTGCTTCATTGAACTGCGAAACGAGCAGTACGCTATTCTCTGCGTCAAACTCGACG GCATCACTTACAACGGGTACTCTCTGCGCGTTGGAAGGCCGCACGATTACGTGCCTCCACCTGGAGGAGACCCCGCGCACCAGGCTTACATTCCTCTTCTGGACGACGCAAAGAA GGtgaaaagggaagagaagagagagaagcccaGTCGCCCGGAGACAGGCCCAAACAACAAAATTTATATCCAGAACCTTCCTCCGGAAATGGGCGAAGAACAG GTCCGCGATCTTTTGGAGCAATTCGGGACACTCCGAGTGTTGAATTTGATTAGGAACGTGCAGACCGGACAACACAAGGGCTACGGTTTCTTCGAGTATGAGGACCCCGAAGTGACAGATCAGGCAATCCTG GCTCTCAATGGCTTCGTCTGCGGCGCGAACATGCTCAGTGTCCAGCGAGCCAACTTCTCAGGATCTGTCGTAACCAGAGAAACGAATCGAACCATGGCGGTAACAAGCTTGCCCAACTCGATGACGCAGAAGCTTCTCTCTGATCCTCTCGTCGCAGTTCAG GTCCAAGCGGCGCGGAAAATTGGCGAGCGCCCCTCGAAGGTGGTCCAGCTCTTGAACTGTGTTTATCAGGAAGACCTG ATTGACCCGAAAGAGTACGAGGCCATTTGCGACGATATAAAACAGGAAGCCGAAAAACACGGCGCTCTCGAGGAAGTGCTTGTACCAAAGCCTAACGAAGATCTGTCCTACCGCGAAGGTGTTGGCAAG gtctTTTTGCGATACAGCGACGTCACCGCCGCGCGGAAGGCTCAACTCATGTTGAACGGGAGGCGGTTCGACTCGAATCGCGTGGTGTGTGCCGCCTTTTTCCCGGAGGAGAAATTCGCGGCGGGTCGTTACACGCTCACATGA
- a CDS encoding hypothetical protein (encoded by transcript TGME49_234530~Signal peptide predicted by SignalP 2.0 HMM (probability 0.489) with cleavage site probability 0.389 at residue 72~Predicted trans-membrane domain (TMHMM2.0):23-43:49-72), which translates to MEKMSVSLKALCLAPFNASDFKAAVFGGLFGGLASFLVTHLLLELTFSPFFSVFFAILLASIAGLVIQRALAIDPPVPPPALGFADEDDSLDLDPDTSLHSLLAARLGRGPAPDAAPLSDNAWTGRTGSSGPGGRGNAADAKQMSTEEFLNDDEEEGAMLFGHNALVA; encoded by the exons ATGGAGAAGATGTCTGTTTCACTGAAGGCTTTGTGCCTGGCGCCGTTCAACGCGTCGGACTTCAAGGCGGCAGTGTTTGGTGGCTTGTTTGGCGGCTTGGCTTCTTTTTTGGTGACTCACCTTCTGCTTGAACTGACCTTCAGCCCGTTTTTCTCAGTGTTCTTTGCAATTCTTCTCGCTTCAATTGCTGGTCTTGTGATCCAGCGAGCCCTTGCAATCGACCCCCCTGTCCCGCCTCCGGCTCTCGGCTTCGCCGACGAAGATGATTCTCTGGACTTGGACCCGGACACTTCTCTGCACAGCC TCCTCGCAGCCAGACTCGGCAGAGGTCCTGCCCCAGATGCCGCGCCATTATCCGACAATGCCTGGACCGGTCGGACCGGCTCTTCAGGCCCGGGAGGCAGAGGGAAcgctgcagacgcgaagCAGATGTCCACCGAAGAATTTCTCaatgacgacgaagaagaaggtgccATGCTATTTGGACACAACGCGCTCGTCGCGTGA